The nucleotide sequence CGGCGCAACGCCGCCACCACTTTGGCGGCCACGGACTCCTCCTGCCGCGACCGCAGCCGCATGGCGTAGGCGGACGCCAGGGTGGAGAAGGGGACGCCCCGCTTCCACGCCTCCTGGATGGCCCACCCTCCGGTCTCTCCGCCCCCGACGACGCCCCGCAGGCCCTCGAGGCGCGGGTCTTTCGCCAGAGCCCGCGCCAGCAGCTCCATCAACCATCCCCGCACGACGCTGCCGTGCGTCCAGAGAACGGCCACCTGGTGCAGGTCGAGGGCGTACGGCGCCGCCGAGAGGAGCTCGAACCCCTCGCCGATGGCCTGGAGCATCCCGTACTCCACGGCGTTGTGCACCATCTTGACGAAGTGGCCGGCTCCCGGCGGGCCGACGTGGGCAAGCCCTCCCGGGGCGGCCAGAGCCCGCAGCAGGGGGAAGGCGACCTCCACCGCCTCCGGTTCACCGCCGACCATGAGGCACAGACCCTGCTCGGCACCCTCCACTCCGCCGCTCGACCCGCAATCCACCAACCAGGCACCGGCCCGCTCGCGCAGCTCCCGGGCGCGCCGGCGAGAGTCTTCGTAGAACGAGTTGCCTCCGTCGACCACCACGTCGCCGGGCTCCAGGAGCGCCTGGATGCCGTGGGACGGGTCGAACAACGTCCGGTCGACCGGCTCCCCGGCCGGCACCATGAGCCAGATCCGCCTGGGAGGCCGGAGGCTCGCCACCACGTCGCGCGCCGACTGCGCCACGTGCACACCGGCCTTCGCGGCCTCCCGGCAAGCAGGAGCGGCGAGGTCCCATCCCACCACCCGCCAGCCCGCTCCGAGAAGACGCCGGGCGACCCCGAGGCCCATGCGCCCGAGGCCGATGAGCCCCGCCTCAAGAGGGGGCTCGCCGGCGCCTGCCCTGCCACTCGACGCGGTCATCACGGTCGTCCCTCCTGGTGCCGTCGGTCGAAGCGATGCGGGCTCGCGCGTCTTGCAGGATCACGGCCTTGACGTTGTCGATGTGCTTGGCCAACAGCCGCGTGGCCTGCTCCCGATCCCCGGCCCGCATGGCGCGGACGATGGCCAGGTGCTCGTGGAGCGCCTCCACCGGGCGCACGTTGAGATGGCGCATGATGTCGACGAACACGTAGATGCGCTCGGCCAGCTCCTGCAAACGGCGGTTGCCCGATCGGGCGATCAGGCGCATGTGGAAGCGCCGGTCGATCCGGTCGAACGTCTCCTGCCTCCGCCGGTCGGGAAGGGCCAGCGTCTGCTCGAGCTCTTGCTCCATCGCCTCCAGCTCACCGGGCTCGAACCGCCCGAAGGCCCGGTCCAGCGCGTAGAGCTCGATCATCTTGCGGACGTCGGCGATCTCCTCGACGTCTTGCGGCGTCAGCTGCACCACGAAGTAGCCGACGCGCGGCGACAGCTGCACGAGCCCCTCCTCCACCAGCCAGTTGAGCGCGTCTCGCACGGGGGTACGGCTGACTCCGAACCGTCGCGCCATCGCGTCGACCGCGATGCGAGCGCCCGGGGCGAGCCGCAGGTCGACGATATCCTCCCGTAGCACGTCGTGGATCTGGCTGACGAGGCTCTTGTTGACCACGTGCTTCATACCAGAAACCCGTATGTGATATATCACACTTCTCCGGGATTTGCAAGCGCTCTCAAGCATCTCCGAAGCCATCTGCCGGGACGTCCCGGCCGCACGGCGGCCCGCTCAGCCGGTATTGCGCAGGCCTGCCGCGATGCCGTTGATGGTGACCAGGATCCCGAAAAGGAGATCCTCATGGCCCTGGCGGCGGGGTCCCGGCGACCGCCAGCGCTCCAGGAACATGACCTGCAGGTAGCTGAGGGCGTCCACGTAGGGGTTGCGCAGCCGGATAGAGTCGCGCAGGTGGGGTTCCCGTTCGAGGAGATCCTGCTGCCGGGTGATGCGCAGGACCCACTCCCGGGTGCGCCGGTACTCCGACTCGATGCGTCCGAAGACGCCGGCGGCGCCGGGCCCGGCCAGGGCCGCGTAGCGGGCGGCGATTCGCATGTCGGCCTTGGCCAGAGCCATCTGCAAGTTGTCCACGAGGGCGCGGAAAAAGGGCCACCGTTCGTACATCTCGGTGAGGCTCTCGACGCCCTCCTCCTGGATCATCGTCTCGAAAGCCGTGCCGGTGCCGTACCAGGCCGGGAGCAGGTGGCGGCTCTGGTTCCACGCGAAGACCCAGGGGATCGCCCGTAGTTCCTCGAAGCGCTGGCCGACGCCCCGTGACTCGGGCCGCGAGCCGATGTTGAGGCGTCCGATGTGTTCGATGGGAGTGGCGGCGAAGAAGTAGCGCAATCCAGCCTGGCCGTCACCGAACAGGAGTTCGCGGTACGCCTCCAGGGATCGTTGCGCCATGCGCTCCATGAGCGCGTGCCAGCGCCGGGCGGGCGGCTCGTCGCCGGCTCCTCCGTCCGGCCGGCCCCTGTCGGCGAGGGCTTTGTGGGCGGCCGCCCAGACGACCTGCTCGAGGCTGCGTAGGGCCAGATCGGGGATGAGATAGCGTTCCGACAAGACTTCGCCCTGCTCGGTCAGCTTGATCCCGCACAGGGTCGCGCCGGGAGGCAGGGCAAGGATGGCCCGGGTCGTGGGCCCTCCGCCTCGTCCCAGGGTACCCCCTCGCCCGTGGAAAAAACGGATCCGGATGCGGGCAGGGCCGGCGATGCGGAGCATCTCCTGCTGGGCGCGGTAGAGGGCCCAGTTGGCTGCCAGGTAGCCGCCGTCCTTGCTCGAGTCAGAATAGCCCAGCATCACTTCCAAGAGCCCGCCCCACGCCTCCAGGTACGGCCGCATGGCCGGAAGGGATGCCAGCGAATGCACGATGGCGGCGGAGCGCCCGAGGTCCTCGATGGTCTCGACGATGGGCACGACCCGCAGCGGCGACCAGCGCTCGTCCGGGCCGATCCGGTGGGCACCCGTCCACTCGGCCAGCAGCAGCACCTCCAGTACGTCGCTGGGGCGGTGGACCATGCTCACCAGGTAAGTGTCGATGGAGCCAGGCCCTATCTCCCGGCGGGCCGCTCGGATGGCGTGGAAGGTGCGGAGCACCTCCTGGGCGACCGGGCTGAGGGCGTCCCGGTCGATCGAGGGGCCCGTCCAGGGACCCGGCGTCTTGCGTGCGAGCTGGCCGAGCAAGCGAACCAGCACCCTCTGCCGGGCTTGCTCGTCGAGACCCTCGTACACCGGCTCGATGCCGGCGCGATCCAGGATCTCCGCCACGGTCTGCGCGTGCACGTCGCTGTGCTGGCGCACCTCGATGGGCGCGAGATGGAAGCCGAACGCCTCCACCTGCCGGATGAGGCGCCCGAGGCTGCCGAGGGCGATCGTCTCCCCCCGCCCCGCCAGCAGGCTCCGCTCCAGCAGGCGCAAGTCCTCGAGCAACTCGGCCGCCGAACGGTAGCGCCCCTCCTGCCCCGGGGGCGCGGGCTCCAGAGAGGGCCAGCGCCTCTGCAACTCCAGGTTGTGCCGGCGCAGCAGTTCGAGGCGCCAGTACATGACGGCCAGCTTGCGCCGGTACGGCTCGTCGTCGTTCCACCGGATGAAGCCGAGCGGCTGCGGAGCGTAGCGGGCTTCGTCTTCCTCGACCGAGCGCAACAGCTCCCGCGAGACCGGCGTCAGGCGGCTGCTCTGCCCGAACCGGGCCATCAAGCCCCGGACGGCGTGCATGTACCGCCGGACCGCCAGATCCCGTTGACGGCAGGCGGCCTCCCACGTGACGGCGGCGGTGACCGAGGGGTTGCCGTCCCTGTCGCCCCCAACCCAGCTGCGCAGCTGCACCAGAGGTCCCGGCAGCCGGCGCCCCGAAGCCCGCAAGCGCCGGATGTCAGGGAACGCCAGCGCCAGCTCGCGTTCCAGGGACTCGAAGAGACGGGGAAGGGCGTCGAAAAGGGTGCCATCGAAGAAGAAGAGAACGCGGCGCAGTTCGTCCATGGGGTCGGGCCGGCGCGAGCGAACCTCGCTGGTCTGCCAGAGCAGGGTGAGCAGCTCGTGGACGCGTTCGCGGATCTCTTCTTGCTGGGCGAGGTCGCCGCTTGCCCGCTCCCGGAGTTCCAGCAGCTCGTAGAGGTCGCGCAGGATGCCCAGCACCGTGCGGCGGGAAGCCTCGGTCGGGTGGGCGGTCCACACCAGCTGGATCTCCAGGGAGCCCAGCAGCTCCAGCACCTGGGCCGAATCGAGGCCTCGCTCCTTGAGCTCGGCGACCAGGGCCGGCAGCGAGGCGGGCTGCGGGCGGTCGTGGTCCTGCCGGTAGGCGCGGCGCCGCCGTACGCGGTGGTGCTGTTCTGCCAGGTTGGTGACGAGGAAGTACAGCCCGAAAGCCCGCGCCACCTGCACCGCCAGATCGTCGGGCAGGCCCGCGAGAAAAGACGTCAGGCTACGGTCGAGCTCGGGGTCCCACGCCTCTCGCAGGCGCCGGGTGGCGAGCCGCACCCGCTCGACGGCCTCGAGGAGCCGGGAACCCCCTTGCTCGCGAAGGACCTCCCCGAGCAGCTCGCCCAGCCAGTGTACCTCCTGCCGCAGCGGCCGGAAGCGCTCGCCGGCGAAGGGGGGAGCGGGGAGAGCAGGGGCAGGGCCGGCCGGCGCCGGCGCGCCCCTCCGGCCGTCCGGGGCGGAAAGGAGGCCGTCCGCCGCCGGGGGCACGCTCCTGCCAGCATCCGGATACGTGAGCTCGTCGGCCACCTCGCACCCTCCCCGACCCGTGCGGCGCTTTCTCCCATTGTTACCGGCGCAAGGGAACGACGCAAGGGGAGGGGACGGCGAGGGGCGGAGAGGCCGGCAAGTCGAGCCGTCCGGGCCTCGTACCCGGGAACGGCTGACGGCGCCCCGGCGCCCCTCACGGGCCGATCCTCCGGGCGGGCCTGGCAGCGTCAGCGCCGTGCGGCCAGCTGCTGCGCGACCTGCCTGGCGCGGTGGAGCTCGTAGACCACCCGGTTGCGCCCGCGCACCAGGGAGTTGGAGGCGAACCATGCCTCGAGGCTTCCGTCGGGCCACGCGCTCAGCCGCTCGGCGAAAGCCAGGTCGGGCAAGGGAGGCACCTGCAGTGCCGGATCCTGGCGGAACCGACCTTCCCGGGCGAAGTGCAGGGGCACCAGGATGCGGCTCAGCTCCACCAGGGCGCGGTTGATCTCGCGTAGGGCCGGGGCGTCGTCGGCGGCGGCGGGGCCGGCCGCACCGGCAGCCATCTCTTCCACGGGGACGAGCGCCAGATCCAGTTCCTGGAGTGCCCGGAGCACGGGCTCCAGGTCGACACGGCCTTCGGAGAGCGCGGCGTAGCGGCGTGCCGCCTCGTGCATGTCGGCGACCATCGCCCGGAAACGCAGAGGCAGCACCGGCACCGTCGCAAGCCGCCAGGTGGCCAGGGCGTACACCCGGGTGTCACGCTGCAAGAGCCGGCGATCCGCCACCTCGAGGGTGTCCGCCTCCGTGTGCCACTCGATGTTGCCCCCGCAACCGCCCACGCCGTAGTAGCCTTTGGCCTCCCGGAGCTCGTCGGGCATGGTCGAGGAGAGCATGAACGCGCCGCTGATGCCCAGGTTTTGAAACGAGTAGTCGCCCGCCCGGGGCGGCCGGCCGCCGCGAGCCTCCTGCCCGGCCCCATCCCGGATCACGTCCCGGACGAACGCCTCCAGCTCCGGCGTCCAGCACAGGTCGTCGAAGCGCTCCGCCCACCGGCATCCCGGCGAGTCACAGTTGAGATGGGCCACGCAGTGTTCGGCGAGGTCGACGCCGAAGGTGTCGGCGTACCACGTCGAGCCGGCGTAGCGGCCCTGGGAGTGGCCGGGCCACCAGGCCACCCGGACACTGCGGCGCAACTTCTGGCGGTGTTTCCAGAGCGCCAGGGCCACCTCCAGGAGAGCCCCGTCGCCCACGGCGTTGTCGCCGACTCCGACGTGCCAGGCGTCGAGGTGCCCGTGGAGCAGCACGAATGCGTCCGGCTCCACGGCGCCGGGGATGGTCGCCACGACCACGGGGCACGGATAGAGCCCCTCCTCGAGGTGGGTTTCGACGGTGGCGATCCCGCCCGCGCGGGCTCGCTCGATGAGTCGCTGCCCGTCGAAGCGGTTGACCGCGGCCACGGCCAGGGCCGGCCTGCGGTGCTGGTTGTCCAGGTCCGGCGCGCCCCAAATCGGGGTGCAGATGGCCTCGTGGATCCGCTCGCCCGGGTTGACGAAGATGGCCGCAACGGCGCCCCTGGCCTGGAGGTCCGTCACCTTTTGCGGCAACGGCAACCCCTCGGTGATCGCTACCGCGCCCTCGAGGTCGCGCTCGCCGCCGTGCCCCGACAGGCCCGACTCGAAGAGGTCGCCGCTGCCCCGGGCGAAGCCCGAGGGCACGTAGACGAGCCGCCCGCTGCGGCCGGCCGGCCCGGTCGAAACGGAGAAGGAGGGAGTCTTGCCCCTGACGCGCACGTCGCCCGCCCGGATCTCTGCGCCCCGGGGCAAGCTCAAGTACAGCCGGGGAGTGTGCACTTCAACGGGCACCCCGTACGCGCGCAGGCGCTCGACGACGTAAGCGGCGGCCTGGCGTTCGTCTTCGCTTCCCGACTCCCGGCGGAGTGCCGCGAAGCGCTCCACCAGTTGCCATGCCTCGTCGCCCGTCACGTCCGCGAGCAGGAGCCTTTCATCGGCCGTGAGCGTCGTCTGCTCGGAGTGGCTCACTTCATCGCTTCCTTTCGTCCATGCGGCGGGAGAAAGCATCCATCCAGCGCACCATGGAAATCTCGAAGTCGAGAATCCCCTGGACCGTGCAGTACTCGTCCGTCGAATGCTGCCGGCCTCCGTGTCCCAACCCGCCGGTTACGTACGGGATCCCGAGCACCCGCTCGAACACGTAGTAAGGCGCTGAACCCGGGTTGAGCGGCCATATCTGGGGCGTGCGGCCCATGGTCTGGTACGTCTCGACCATGGCCTGCACGGCCGGCTCGTCGAGGCGCACCTTCGACCAGGGATAGTTGTTGAGCACCCGCATCTCGATGTCGGCGTAACCGTGCGCATCGAGGTGCCGGCGAATGGCCGCCGCCACCGCGTCGGGATCCATGCGGGGCACGGTGCGGACGTCGAGCTTGGCCAGCGCCCGGTGGGGCAGCAGCGTCTTGGTGCCTTCTTCGACGTAGCCGCCCACGAGCCCGTCGATGTTGAACTGGGGCTGGCCGAACAGCCGCTCCCACAGCGGCACGCCCCGCAAGCCCCCCTTGAATCTCCGCACGTGCTCGAACTGCATGAACGGCCGCTCGTCCATCAGCCCGCTCTCGACCTGACGGCGCAGGATCTCCCGCTCGGCCGGATCGAGGGGGGTGACCCCGTCCAAGAACCCCTCCACCTTCGGGTTTTCTTCCTCGTCGACCAGCGTCGCCAGCGCCTGCACCAGTCTCCACACCGGATTGGCCACCCAGGCGTTGTTGGAGCCGTGGATCCCTCGTTCGGTCGGACCGCCCCAGTCGCCGCCCCGGCATTCGAGTTCGAAGTAGAGGATGCCTTTGGTACCCAGCGTGAGGGAGGGCACGCCCGCCTCGTCCTGGCTGAAAAACGGGAAGAGCACGGCGTCGGCGGCCCCCAGCTCCTCGCGATGGCTTTCGACGAACGGCAGGAAGTGGCGACTGCCCATCTCCTCCTCCCCTTCGATGGCGAACAGGAGATTGACGGGCAGGCGGCCGGCCACGTGCCGGTACGCCTCCACGGCCCGGAAGAACGCCGCCAGCGGCCCCTTGGTGTTGACCGCGCCGCGGGCGATGACGGAGAGGCCCAGGCCCGGCAGGTCGCGGATCTCGGCCGCCCACGGGTCGCTCGACCAGTTGGGCTCGTCCGCGGGCATGACGTCGTACATGCCGTAGACCAGGACCGTGTGCGCGGCTTGCTGGTCCAGGCGCCCGAAGACGATGGGATGGCCCGCGGTCGGCACCACGCTCGCCGTCCCGCCCAGCCCTCGGATGAATCCGGCGACCTGCCGGGCCGTCTCCTGGATGCCTTGCCCCGTGTAGCTGACGCTGGGCGTGCGCAGGAAGGCCCGCACCTGCTCGAGGTCCTCGTCGAATCGAGCGCGCAGGTGCTGGACCACCTTCTCCACCCCGCTCGAAGGGGTAGAGGATGCGGGGACGTTCACGCGGTCGACCTCCTCACCGGCTTGCAGGGCCGTCGGCTACGTCCCACCGGGCAGCGTAAAACTCGAACGGCACGATGCCCGGGTCGGCGTTGACCAGACGCTTGCTGACGGCAGCCAGCATGTTGGGATAGTAAAGGAAGATGGCCGGCACCTTTTGCTGGAACAGCACTTGCAGCCGATCATAGAGCTCCTTGCGGCGCGCGGGGTCTTGTTCCCGGGCCGCCTGATCGATGATGGCGTCGACCTCGGGATCGGAATACCCGCCGAGGTTGTACTGCCCGCCGGTTCGAAACGTGGAGCTCACGTGATCGGGGTCGAAGGTATCGGTCCAACCGAGGAGCGCGAGATCATAGTCGTGCTTGAAAACGCGGCTCAGGAGGGTCGCGAAGTCGAGCCGCTGGATCTGCACCTGCACGCCCGCCGCCTGGAGCGTTGCCTGGATGATGCTCGCCGATTGCTCGCGCAGCGTGTTGCCCGTGGGCACCAGGAGTTGGAGAGTACGGGAGAAGTCCCACCCGGCCTCGCTGAGCAGCCGGCGCGCGCCCGCCGGGTCGTACGGGATGGGCTGGAGCGACTTGTTGATGTACGGGGTCACGGGCGAGAAAGGTCCCACGGCAGGGATCGCCTCGCCACGGTACAGCTGCTGCACCAGGAGCTTGAGATCCACTCCCCGGGCCAGGGCCTGCCGCACGCGGTCATCTTTCAAATAGGGCCGGGTGCTGTTGATCGCGATGAACTGATAGCCGAGCGACGGAGCGGTGACGGGCCGGAGGTTGGGAGCTCGCTTCACCATCTCCCAATCCTGCAAAGGCACCTCGCCGATGCCCGGGCCGGCCACGACGTCGATCTCTCCGTTGATGAGTGCCGCAGCGATCGAGGGCGCTCCGGCGATCCGGACCAGGATCCGGTCCACCCGGGCGGGTCCACGGTAATAACGGTCGTAGCGCTTCAATTCGATGTACTGGTCCTGGACGTAACGAACGAACTGGAAGGGCCCGCTGCCGACGGTTGGGTTCAACAGGGCCGGAGCGCGCGACAGTTGCTGCGGTGTCAGGCCCTTCAACAGGTGCTCCGGGATGATGAAGACCCCTGTGCCCAGCTGTTCCAGGAAGCGCGCCGGGTCGACGGCCGTTCGGGTCGTGATGGCGATGGTGTGGGGGTCGATGACCCGCACGCCCTGGATGGCGTTGCCGGTCATCTTGCCCGTTTCGTCGAGCCCCTGGATGGCCTTGATGGCGTTACCCCGGTTGGTCTGGACTCCCGGAGTGGCGATGGTGCGGATGGTGAAGGCCACGTCGGATGCGGTCACCGGCTTGCCGTCGTGCCACGTGGCCTTGGGATCCAGGTGGAACGTGTACGTGCGCCCGTCCTTGGAAATCTCCCAGGAGCGCGCCAGGCGGGGGGCGAACGTCAAGTCAGGCTCCATCTCCACCAGCGTGTCGAAGATGAAGTGGACGACGAAGTACCCGTAGCTCGAGTCCGCGTTGATGGGGCTCAAGGTGCCCGGCCCGCTCCACAGGCCGACCCGGATCACCTTCTCTGCCGAAGCCGGCAGGGGGACGGCGGCCAGGATGCCGGTCAAGAGGGTCAGGGCCAGCAACCGTGATACGCGCTGCATGACGAAACTCCAGCTCCTTTCTCGTGGATGCACGCTCGCGATGGACACTCCGGCATGGCGAAGCACGGCCGCTAAAGCTTGAGCCGCGGGTCGAGCGCGTCCCGTAGCCCGTCGCCGACGAAGTTGATGGAGAGGACGGCGAGCACGGTGAGCGCCCCGGCAGGGGCCCACAACCACGGCATCTGCTCGAGCACGGCCATGGACTGTGCGTCGGTCAGCAAGTTGCCCCAGCTGGGAGTGGGCGGTTGCACCCCCATTCCGAGGAAACTCAAAGACGCTTCGATGACGATCGCCTGCGCGGTGAGGAAGGTGGCGGTCACCAGCACCGGCGCGAAAGCGTTGGGCAGCAGATGGAGGAAGAGGATGCGAGGGCCGCGGCAGCCGATGGCCCGCGCTGCCGTCACGAACTCTTGCTGCTTGAGGCGCAGCACCTCGGCTCGCACCAGGCGGGCCACCTGCGGCCAGCCGAGCAGGCCGAGCACCAGCACGACGTTGGTGAGCCCAGGGCCCAGCACGCTCACCAGGACGAGGATCAACATGAGGAGTGGAAAGGCCAGCACCATGTCGGTCACCCGCATGATGGCCGCGTCCACCGCTCCGCCGGCCCACCCGGCGATGCCGCCGAGCAGCGTACCCAGCACCACGTTGATGGCGACCGCCGATACCCCGACGAGCAGCGACACGCGAGAGGCGTAGAGGAGGCGGCTCAGCACGTCCCGGCCGACCGCATCCGTGCCGAACGGGTGCGCGGCGGACGGAGGCGCTCCGAAGGCCGTGGGGTCGAGGGCGTACGGATCGTGCGGCGAGAGGGCCGGCGCCAGGGCCGCCGCGAGGGCGATGAGCAGCAGGACCACCAAGCTGGCCACGGCCGGGCGGTGGCGCAGAAAACGCCTCGCCGCCACCGCGCCGAAGCTCTCGGTGCGGGCGGCCGCTGCCGGGAGCGCCGAGCCGGCGACTTCAGGGCGGAAGGTGGCTGCCATCGGCGGGGTGGGGGAAGCATCCACGGTGAGCACGCTCCTACTCGTACCGAATGCGGGGATCGATGGCGGCGTACAGCACGTCGGCCAGGAGGCCACCGGCGAGCACGGCGACCGCGGCCAGAAGGTTGAGGGCCATCAGGGTGGGGTAGTCCCGCTGCAGGATGGCCTGGATCGACAGAGATCCCATCCCCGGCCACTGGAAGACCTGCTCGGTGACGACTGCTCCGCCGATGAGGGCCGGGAGCTGCAACCCGGCCATGGTCACGACGGGGAGCAGGCTGTTTTTCAACGCGTGCCGGAAGATGACCGCGCCTTGCGGGAGGCCTTTGGCGCGGGCCGTGCGAACGTAATCCTGCCGCAGCACCTCCAGGGTGCTCGATCGCACCAGCCTCAGCACCAGGCCCACGTTGGACAACGCCAGCACCAGGGCCGGCAAGGCGAGGTGCCGGAGGAGGTCCAGGAGATCGAAGGGGCCGCCGAGCGTCGTCATGCCCCCGGTGGGCAACCACCCGAGTTTCAAGGCGAACCCGTAGATCGACACGAGCGACAGGAAGAACGTCGGCAACGAGACGCCCAGCAGGCCAGCGAAGCCCGAGAGGTAGTCCACCCAGGTGTAGGGATGGACGGCCGAGAGCACGCCGAGCGGCAACGCCGCCGCGTAGGCGACGAGGTAGCTGGTGCCCATGAGGAGCAAACTGGGGCCCACGCGCTCGGCGATCCGCCGGGCCACGGGCTCCGAGGTGGTATAGGAGTAGCCGAGGTTGCCGTGCAGCGTCTCGCCTGCCCACCGCACGTAACGCACGAAAAAGGGCTGGTCCAGGCCCAGGGCCTGGCGGCGCGCCGCCCGGTCGGCCTCGCTCATCGACGGGTTGATCAGCAGGTCCACGGCATCGCCGGGAGCCAGGTTGACGATGGCATAGTTGAGCAAGGTGATGCCGATCAGTACCGGCACCATGACGGCCAGCCGGCGCAGCACGTAACGGGTCACCGGGCGCCCTCCTCGCCGTCGGCGCCGGGGATGGCCGGGACGGCTGCCCTCGCGCCGAGCCGGTTGGAGATCTCCCGGGCGGCGGCCGCGACCATCTCCCCGTACCGTGCGAGGACGGGATCGGGCAGGCGCACGGTCGGCCCGGCGATGCTCAAGGCGCCTACGGCCTGAAGCGCCCATGTCCCGCCGTCCGCAGACGGCGAAGGGCCTGCGGCGAAGATGGGGGCGCCCACGGCCCGCGCGCCCAGGTCCACGTCCTCGTCGCTGATCGCGTAGCCCCGTTGCCGGATGACGTCCAGCTCGCGGCGCAGCGCTTCGGGGTCCTCGACCGTGCGGCGGGTGTACCGCGGCAGCCGGGGCAACGCGCGGAGGACCTGCTCCTGCTGCTCCGGCGGCAGGAAGGCCAGGATGGCCCTCGGGCATGCCCCTGCGTGGAGGGGATACCGTCCACCCACCCGCGCGGTCAGGCGCACCGGATGCGGGCTCTCGCGCACGTCCACGATGACGGCCTCCAGCCCCTCCCGGGCGGCCAGGTGGACGGACTCTCCCGTCGCCATGGCCAGCCGATCCAGGGTCGGAGAGGCCTCCCGTACCAGCTGCAGGCCATCGCGGGCCATTGCCGCCAGGACGAGCAGACCCGAACCGAGACGGTAGAGGGAGCCGCCGGGGTCCTGGTCGACCAGGCGATGGCGCTCGAGCGTCTTGAGGAGCCGGAAGACCTGGTTTTTGGTCAGCTGCAGACGGTGGGCGAGCTCGGTGATCCCCGCCGCCCGGCCGGGCATGTGGCCGAGGGTCAGGAGCAGCCGTACCGCCTTGTCCACGCTGGCTATGGCGTATGCGTCCGGTGGCCGCCGCCGGCGGCTACCTCCGGTCGTCGGCAAGCCTCTCGTGCCTCCCGTGGGGACATCGACCGATCGCCAGGCGTTTGGAAACCTAAAACAGTGTTTTATGCGCCTGAAGATTGCGGGGAGCTTCGACGACACGCCACCGGTTCCTGCCGGCAAGATGAATAACCATGCACCAATCCCTGGCACATCCCGTGTACGGTATACCGGAGGGCACGCGGCAGCGGCTCAGCAGACCTCAGGCCGTGATCGTCTGGATCCCGAGCTGCTGGAGCCTCGCCAGGAAGTCGTGGGGGGCGCTGGAGTCGGTGACGAGGCGGTGCATGCGCTCCACCGGCGCGATGATGGCGGGGGTCACCTTGCCGAGTTTGGAGTGATCGGCGACCACCCACACCTCTTTGGCTTGCTCGATGAACGTGCGGTTGACGTGGGCCTCGGCGGGATTGTACGTGGTGAGGCCGTACTCAACGGACAGGCCGTCCACGCCGACGACGGCCACGTCCAAACGAAACTCCCGGATGGCCCGCTCGGCCGTGTGCCCGACCATCTCGAACGATCGGCCTCGCAACGCCCCTCCGGTCACGAAGACCTCGGTCTCGGGAGAACTGGCCAGGTCTGCCGCTACGTTGACGGCACTCGTCACGACGGTGACCTTGCGGCCCCGCAGCGCCCGTACGAACTGCGCCACCGTGGTGCCGCCGGTGCAACCCACGACCTGGCCGTCCTGCACCATGGAAGCTGCCACCGCCCCGATCCTCCGCTTCTCGGGCAAGAAGGCGGTGACCTTGAAGTGGTAGGGAAGCTCGTCGGACTGATCGGCGAGGGAGGCTCCGCCGTGGGTCCGGCGCAAGAGCCCGCTCTCTCCGAGCTCCTGGAGGTCCCGGCGGATGGTCGCCTCCGAAACTCCCAGCAAGGCGGCCAGCTCCGCGACGCTGGCCGCGCCGCGCCGGGCGATCTCGCTCAAGATGCGGTCGTGGCGTTCGGGTTTGATCATGGCGTCGCACCTGCCCGGCTGGCCCCTGCAGATCTTATCACGTTCACGCAAAGCGTGCAACACCGCGCACCTGCGTGGGACTTTCGAGCAGACTCGAGCATCTCCGTGCCACGGCGGCCGGCACGGCCGAGGCCGGCGTCGCTCCCGGAGATCACCGGCGGGATGCGTACAGGCGCTGGTACATCAGGTACGACCGGTACACCTTCTGGACGTACGTGCGCGTCTGTTCGAAGGGGATCCGCTCCACGAAGAGATCGACATCGTCGCCGGCCCCCAGTGCCTGCAACCACCCGCTCACCCTGCCGGGCCCGGCGTGATAGGCGGCCGAGGCCAGCCTGACGTCGCCGAAACGGCGGTACAGCTCGGCGGCGTACGCGCCCGCCAGGCGCACGTTGATCTCG is from Limnochorda sp. L945t and encodes:
- a CDS encoding M28 family metallopeptidase; its protein translation is MSHSEQTTLTADERLLLADVTGDEAWQLVERFAALRRESGSEDERQAAAYVVERLRAYGVPVEVHTPRLYLSLPRGAEIRAGDVRVRGKTPSFSVSTGPAGRSGRLVYVPSGFARGSGDLFESGLSGHGGERDLEGAVAITEGLPLPQKVTDLQARGAVAAIFVNPGERIHEAICTPIWGAPDLDNQHRRPALAVAAVNRFDGQRLIERARAGGIATVETHLEEGLYPCPVVVATIPGAVEPDAFVLLHGHLDAWHVGVGDNAVGDGALLEVALALWKHRQKLRRSVRVAWWPGHSQGRYAGSTWYADTFGVDLAEHCVAHLNCDSPGCRWAERFDDLCWTPELEAFVRDVIRDGAGQEARGGRPPRAGDYSFQNLGISGAFMLSSTMPDELREAKGYYGVGGCGGNIEWHTEADTLEVADRRLLQRDTRVYALATWRLATVPVLPLRFRAMVADMHEAARRYAALSEGRVDLEPVLRALQELDLALVPVEEMAAGAAGPAAADDAPALREINRALVELSRILVPLHFAREGRFRQDPALQVPPLPDLAFAERLSAWPDGSLEAWFASNSLVRGRNRVVYELHRARQVAQQLAARR
- a CDS encoding M20/M25/M40 family metallo-hydrolase, with amino-acid sequence MNVPASSTPSSGVEKVVQHLRARFDEDLEQVRAFLRTPSVSYTGQGIQETARQVAGFIRGLGGTASVVPTAGHPIVFGRLDQQAAHTVLVYGMYDVMPADEPNWSSDPWAAEIRDLPGLGLSVIARGAVNTKGPLAAFFRAVEAYRHVAGRLPVNLLFAIEGEEEMGSRHFLPFVESHREELGAADAVLFPFFSQDEAGVPSLTLGTKGILYFELECRGGDWGGPTERGIHGSNNAWVANPVWRLVQALATLVDEEENPKVEGFLDGVTPLDPAEREILRRQVESGLMDERPFMQFEHVRRFKGGLRGVPLWERLFGQPQFNIDGLVGGYVEEGTKTLLPHRALAKLDVRTVPRMDPDAVAAAIRRHLDAHGYADIEMRVLNNYPWSKVRLDEPAVQAMVETYQTMGRTPQIWPLNPGSAPYYVFERVLGIPYVTGGLGHGGRQHSTDEYCTVQGILDFEISMVRWMDAFSRRMDERKR
- a CDS encoding ABC transporter substrate-binding protein — translated: MQRVSRLLALTLLTGILAAVPLPASAEKVIRVGLWSGPGTLSPINADSSYGYFVVHFIFDTLVEMEPDLTFAPRLARSWEISKDGRTYTFHLDPKATWHDGKPVTASDVAFTIRTIATPGVQTNRGNAIKAIQGLDETGKMTGNAIQGVRVIDPHTIAITTRTAVDPARFLEQLGTGVFIIPEHLLKGLTPQQLSRAPALLNPTVGSGPFQFVRYVQDQYIELKRYDRYYRGPARVDRILVRIAGAPSIAAALINGEIDVVAGPGIGEVPLQDWEMVKRAPNLRPVTAPSLGYQFIAINSTRPYLKDDRVRQALARGVDLKLLVQQLYRGEAIPAVGPFSPVTPYINKSLQPIPYDPAGARRLLSEAGWDFSRTLQLLVPTGNTLREQSASIIQATLQAAGVQVQIQRLDFATLLSRVFKHDYDLALLGWTDTFDPDHVSSTFRTGGQYNLGGYSDPEVDAIIDQAAREQDPARRKELYDRLQVLFQQKVPAIFLYYPNMLAAVSKRLVNADPGIVPFEFYAARWDVADGPASR
- the opp4C gene encoding oligopeptide ABC transporter permease is translated as MDASPTPPMAATFRPEVAGSALPAAAARTESFGAVAARRFLRHRPAVASLVVLLLIALAAALAPALSPHDPYALDPTAFGAPPSAAHPFGTDAVGRDVLSRLLYASRVSLLVGVSAVAINVVLGTLLGGIAGWAGGAVDAAIMRVTDMVLAFPLLMLILVLVSVLGPGLTNVVLVLGLLGWPQVARLVRAEVLRLKQQEFVTAARAIGCRGPRILFLHLLPNAFAPVLVTATFLTAQAIVIEASLSFLGMGVQPPTPSWGNLLTDAQSMAVLEQMPWLWAPAGALTVLAVLSINFVGDGLRDALDPRLKL